In Haematobia irritans isolate KBUSLIRL chromosome 1, ASM5000362v1, whole genome shotgun sequence, a genomic segment contains:
- the phu gene encoding phurba tashi, which produces MSEFFWLSKRRQQVEICDCCQPIAANKMYYKISILLVLWMGTVKCGVISHDNDHRMHPVFNFPPIDRLQKRAMPIIKFGSTSPEEEFSSYWNNVAQDILAEQIQSKSHLNTNFAKNVIMFLGDGMSIPTITAGRVYLGGEEKQFTFEKFPYIGLSKTYCANSQVADSACTATAYLGGVKGNYGTIGVTAAIDLNNCQAQNVTEHHVNSIAEWAQSQGMATGLITTTSVTHASPAGVYAHTANRFWENDAEILATSNDPKTCPDIATQLIYGSVGRHLNVILGGGQEHFLPVSQQGKRLDGHNLIEEWKRIHGPKAQYVTNKEELLKLPKSTERVLGLFGTNHMPYHLDADATQTPSLEEMVAKALEILEYQSQGKGYFLFVEGGRIDHAHHDTLALKALDETAEFDKAINLARQQTSVDDTLIVVTSDHSHTMSVAGYSSRKNDIFGINNGQLGLDDLPYATLSYANGPGFDANNQKAKVGAKRKNLKDINMKNKDYMFPATVPLESETHGGDDVGVFASGPFAHLFTGVYEQNLIPHAMAYASCLGSGRTACVDGLHKKRRY; this is translated from the exons ATGTCAGAGTTCTTTTGGTTGTCAAAGAGGCGGCAACAGGTGGAAATTTGTGATTGTTGTCAACCCATAGCagcaaataaaatgtattacaaaatttcaatattgcTTGTACTATGGATGGGTACAGTGAAATGTGGTG ttaTTTCCCATGACAATGATCATCGCATGCATCCTGTATTCAATTTTCCACCCATTGATCGTCTCCAAAAAAGAGCTATGCCTATCATAAAATTCGGCTCGACTAGCCCTGAGGAGGAATTTTCCAGTTATTGGAATAATGTGGCCCAAGATATTCTGGCTGAACAAATACAAAGTAAATCCCatttgaatacaaattttgccaagaatGTCATTATGTTCTTGGGAGATGGTATGTCAATACCAACCATAACTGCTGGACGTGTTTACTTGGGTGGTGAGGAGAAACAATTCACCTTTGAGAAATTTCCCTATATTGGTTTAAGTAAG ACCTATTGTGCCAATTCCCAAGTGGCTGATTCAGCATGTACAGCAACCGCTTATCTAGGTGGTGTTAAGGGAAATTACGGTACCATTGGAGTAACAGCTGCCATTGATTTGAATAATTGCCAAGCTCAAAATGTCACCGAACATCATGTCAACTCCATAGCAGAATGGGCTCAATCCCAAGGTATGGCAACTGGTCTAATAACCACGACATCGGTTACGCATGCTTCACCTGCTGGCGTTTATGCTCATACCGCTAATCGTTTTTGGGAAAATGATGCTGAAATCTTAGCCACATCCAATGATCCTAAAACATGTCCCGATATTGCCACCCAATTGATATATGGATCAGTAGGCCGTCATCTAAATGTCATTCTCGGAGGAGGTCAAGAACATTTTCTGCCCGTTTCACAACAGGGTAAACGTTTGGATGGCCATAATCTTATCGAAGAATGGAAGAGAATTCATGGACCCAAAGCTCAGTATGTGACAAATAAAGAAGAATTACTGAAGCTTCCCAAGTCAACAGAACGTGTCTTAGGTCTATTTGGTACTAATCACATGCCCTACCATTTGGATGCCGATGCAACGCAGACACCATCTTTGGAGGAGATGGTAGCTAAAgctttggaaattttggaatACCAGAGTCAAGGTAAAGGTTATTTCCTCTTTGTTGAGGGAGGACGTATAGATCATGCCCATCATGATACATTGGCCCTAAAGGCTTTAGATGAAACCGCGGAATTTGATAAGGCCATCAATTTAGCTCGCCAACAAACCAGTGTGGATGACACTCTCATTGTGGTAACTTCCGATCATTCACACACAATGTCAGTGGCTGGTTATTCAAGTCGTAAGAATGATATATTTGGTATTAATAATGGCCAATTGGGCTTGGATGATTTACCCTATGCTACGCTCTCCTATGCTAATGGTCCCGGATTTGATGCGAACAATCAGAAAGCTAAAGTTGGAGCGAAACGCAAGAATCTTAAGgatattaatatgaaaaacaaagaCTACATGTTCCCTGCCACAGTACCCCTAGAATCGGAAACACATGGTGGAGATGATGTGGGAGTTTTCGCCAGTGGTCCTTTTGCCCATCTGTTTACCGGGGTATATGAGCAAAATTTAATACCACATGCCATGGCATATGCCTCGTGTTtgggttcgggacgaacagcatGTGTAGATGGCTTACACAAAAAAAGGAGGTATTGA